One region of Pseudomonas sp. B21-040 genomic DNA includes:
- a CDS encoding response regulator transcription factor: protein MNLPYPIRVALVDDHALVRDGIKALLAVMAPLEVVGEAESGAQAIEMVGRCQPDLLLVDISLRDMNGLELTRVLRSQYPSLKVLVLSMYDNNEYVSESVRAGASGYVLKNSPSREIIAAIEAIASGGTFYSAEIAQRLIADKSSDNELTPRESQVLYKMAQGLNNKEMARELDISVRTVETHRLSIRRKLNIDKPAALVKYAIDHGIISR from the coding sequence ATGAACCTGCCCTACCCGATCCGCGTTGCCCTGGTCGACGATCACGCCCTGGTCCGAGACGGAATCAAAGCGCTGCTGGCGGTCATGGCGCCCCTGGAAGTGGTCGGCGAAGCCGAGAGTGGCGCGCAGGCCATCGAGATGGTCGGGCGCTGCCAGCCGGACTTGTTGCTGGTCGACATCAGCTTGCGCGACATGAACGGGCTGGAGCTGACGCGTGTGTTGCGCAGCCAATACCCGTCACTGAAGGTGCTGGTGCTGAGCATGTACGACAATAACGAATACGTGAGCGAATCCGTTCGTGCCGGTGCCAGCGGCTACGTCCTGAAAAACTCACCGTCGCGGGAAATCATTGCGGCCATCGAAGCCATTGCCAGCGGCGGCACGTTCTACAGCGCCGAAATCGCGCAGCGGCTGATCGCCGATAAAAGCTCGGACAACGAGCTGACGCCGCGCGAAAGCCAGGTGTTGTACAAAATGGCTCAGGGGCTTAACAACAAGGAAATGGCCCGCGAACTGGACATCAGCGTGCGCACGGTCGAAACCCATCGTTTGAGCATCCGCCGCAAACTCAACATCGACAAACCTGCGGCGCTGGTCAAGTACGCGATCGATCACGGGATTATTTCCCGGTAA
- a CDS encoding YbdD/YjiX family protein: MFNDLSRLGKYLGQAARLMVGMPDYDTYVEHMQNKHPDKPVMSYEVFFRERQEARYGGGNGQTRCC; the protein is encoded by the coding sequence ATGTTCAATGACCTGAGTCGCCTCGGTAAGTACCTTGGTCAGGCCGCACGCCTGATGGTCGGCATGCCGGATTACGACACCTACGTCGAGCACATGCAGAACAAACACCCGGATAAACCGGTGATGAGCTACGAAGTGTTCTTCAGGGAACGCCAGGAAGCCCGTTACGGGGGAGGGAACGGACAGACGCGCTGCTGTTGA
- a CDS encoding carbon starvation CstA family protein has translation MPRLAKHLAWFAVAVLGAIALSVVALRRGEAINALWIVVAAVAIYLVAYRYYSLFIATKVMQLDPNRATPAVINNDGLDYVPTNKHVLFGHHFAAIAGAGPLVGPVLAAQMGYLPGTLWLIAGVVFAGAVQDFMVLFMSTRRNGRSLGDMVREEMGRIPGTIALFGCFLIMIIILAVLALIVVKALAESPWGIFTVMATIPIAMFMGIYMRYIRPGRIGEISVVGVLLLLGSIWLGGQIAADPVWAKAFTFTGIQITWMLIGYGFVAAVLPVWLILAPRDYLSTFLKIGTIVALAIGILVTMPELKMPALTQFIDGTGPVWKGGLFPFLFITIACGAVSGFHALIASGTTPKLLASEGHARYIGYGGMLMESFVAIMAMVAASVIEPGVYFAMNSPAALVGADVVSVAQTVSSWGFAITPDALQAVAKDIGETTILARAGGAPTLAVGIAQILHHVLPGENTMAFWYHFAILFEALFILTAVDAGTRAGRFMLQDLLGSFVPALKRTDSWTANLIATAGCVAMWGYLLYQGVIDPLGGINTLWPLFGISNQMLAGIALMLATVVLIKMKRQRYVWVTMLPAVWLLICTVTAGFIKLFDANPAIGFLALAKKYSDALANGQVLAPAKSIDQMQHVIYNAYTNATLTALFLFVVFSILFFALKVGIAAWGTKERTDKEAPFQAIPHVQ, from the coding sequence ATGCCCCGTCTGGCTAAACACCTCGCCTGGTTTGCCGTGGCTGTTCTGGGAGCGATTGCGCTAAGTGTCGTGGCCCTGCGCCGCGGCGAAGCGATCAACGCCCTCTGGATCGTAGTCGCAGCCGTCGCTATCTACCTTGTTGCCTACCGCTACTACAGCTTGTTCATCGCGACCAAAGTGATGCAACTGGACCCCAATCGTGCCACGCCCGCGGTCATCAATAATGATGGCCTGGATTACGTGCCGACCAATAAACACGTGTTGTTCGGTCACCACTTCGCGGCCATTGCCGGCGCGGGGCCTCTGGTCGGGCCGGTACTGGCGGCACAGATGGGTTACCTGCCCGGTACACTCTGGCTGATCGCCGGCGTGGTGTTTGCCGGTGCCGTTCAGGACTTCATGGTGTTGTTCATGTCGACCCGCCGCAACGGTCGGTCCCTGGGCGATATGGTCCGTGAAGAAATGGGTCGCATCCCCGGCACCATCGCGCTGTTTGGCTGCTTCCTGATCATGATCATCATCCTCGCGGTGCTGGCGCTGATCGTCGTGAAGGCCCTGGCCGAGAGCCCGTGGGGCATTTTCACGGTGATGGCGACCATCCCGATCGCGATGTTCATGGGCATCTACATGCGCTACATCCGCCCGGGTCGCATCGGTGAAATCTCCGTGGTCGGCGTGTTGCTGCTGCTGGGCTCGATCTGGCTGGGCGGGCAGATTGCCGCCGACCCGGTCTGGGCCAAGGCCTTTACCTTTACTGGCATCCAGATCACCTGGATGTTGATCGGCTACGGTTTTGTGGCCGCGGTGTTGCCGGTGTGGCTGATTCTGGCCCCACGTGACTACCTGTCGACCTTCCTGAAAATCGGCACCATCGTCGCCCTCGCGATCGGCATTCTGGTGACCATGCCCGAGCTGAAAATGCCCGCGCTGACCCAGTTCATCGACGGCACCGGCCCGGTATGGAAGGGCGGTCTGTTCCCGTTCCTGTTCATCACCATCGCTTGTGGCGCGGTCTCGGGATTCCATGCGCTGATTGCTTCCGGCACCACGCCGAAGTTGTTGGCCAGTGAAGGGCATGCCCGTTACATCGGTTACGGCGGCATGTTGATGGAGTCCTTCGTGGCGATCATGGCCATGGTTGCGGCTTCGGTGATCGAGCCGGGTGTGTACTTTGCGATGAACAGCCCGGCGGCATTGGTCGGCGCAGATGTTGTCTCGGTCGCTCAAACCGTCAGCAGCTGGGGTTTTGCCATTACCCCTGATGCGCTGCAAGCGGTGGCCAAGGACATCGGCGAAACCACCATCCTGGCCCGTGCCGGTGGTGCGCCGACCCTGGCGGTCGGTATTGCGCAGATCCTGCACCATGTTCTGCCGGGTGAAAACACCATGGCGTTCTGGTACCACTTCGCGATCCTGTTTGAAGCGCTGTTCATCCTGACCGCGGTAGACGCCGGGACTCGTGCCGGTCGCTTCATGCTCCAGGACTTGCTCGGCTCCTTCGTTCCGGCGCTCAAACGCACGGATTCCTGGACCGCCAACCTGATCGCCACCGCCGGTTGTGTGGCGATGTGGGGTTACTTGCTCTACCAAGGCGTGATCGATCCACTGGGCGGCATCAACACGTTGTGGCCGTTGTTCGGTATCTCCAACCAGATGCTGGCCGGTATTGCGCTGATGTTGGCCACCGTTGTGCTAATCAAAATGAAGCGTCAGCGTTATGTCTGGGTCACCATGTTGCCGGCGGTCTGGCTGTTGATCTGTACGGTGACGGCGGGCTTCATCAAGCTGTTCGATGCCAACCCGGCCATCGGTTTCCTGGCGCTGGCCAAGAAGTACAGCGATGCACTGGCCAACGGTCAGGTACTGGCCCCGGCCAAGAGCATTGATCAGATGCAACATGTGATCTACAACGCCTACACCAACGCAACGCTGACGGCGCTGTTCCTGTTCGTGGTCTTCAGCATTCTGTTCTTTGCACTCAAGGTGGGTATTGCCGCCTGGGGCACCAAGGAACGCACGGATAAAGAAGCGCCATTCCAGGCCATTCCGCATGTTCAATGA
- a CDS encoding potassium channel family protein, which translates to MNISHAKHVRREFYKAVWFYFRVVWPIFSILLTMIIVLGLVISHLEGWGAFDGIYFAFVTGLTIGYGDLAPKLASSRVLAIVLGFHGVLMTAIFAAVSIRAIEATAEAAQSEPQSRE; encoded by the coding sequence ATGAACATCAGTCATGCCAAGCATGTTCGTCGAGAGTTCTACAAAGCTGTGTGGTTTTACTTCCGTGTTGTCTGGCCGATTTTTTCCATACTGCTGACGATGATCATAGTGCTCGGTCTGGTCATCAGCCACCTGGAAGGATGGGGGGCGTTTGACGGCATCTACTTTGCCTTCGTGACCGGCCTGACCATCGGCTACGGTGACCTGGCCCCCAAACTCGCGAGCTCGCGTGTCCTTGCCATCGTGCTGGGTTTCCACGGCGTTTTGATGACGGCGATATTTGCGGCGGTGAGTATCCGGGCCATTGAAGCAACGGCTGAGGCAGCCCAATCCGAACCTCAATCCAGGGAGTAG
- a CDS encoding efflux transporter outer membrane subunit translates to MPPSRSPSTRPAHLILLAALGLSGCIRLGPDFQPPAEEWSKTWDSPALEQSSQRGANPDLRQWWHIFRDPVLDKLITQADAYNSSLRIAGLNVMESRAQLGIAQSGLYPQLQQASADSLYVKRHQYGGNNPKDNNFWQHSAAFDIGWELDFWGRFSRAIESADASYFAAQANYEDVLVLVRAQVADAYFSLRTTDARLRVARENAKQQKRNFEITEKLFNSGQDAELDLQQAKTQYLGTLATIPGLLDQLQRTRNALAVLIGQPPGTLPQVVDNESLIPLVDRAVLQDVPATLLLRRPDVRAAELNVAAQGALIGVAESDFYPSLTLLGSIVWSTDTLHGTSSSLDLVGGPSLRWNVFDHGQIANNVRVQDARLQQLIEAYRDKVRQAAREADDAANGLIQSLESERILRDAGGAAERSLVLASVQFREGYADFQRVLDAQRALLQQQDNYLLARGNAVSNVIALYKALGGGWYSALPRVDPATRQLMEKRTDWGNMLDEPNAALPAYPLPDKETSHE, encoded by the coding sequence ATGCCTCCAAGCCGATCCCCTTCGACACGCCCGGCCCACCTCATCCTCCTGGCAGCTCTGGGCCTGAGCGGCTGCATTCGTCTGGGACCGGACTTCCAGCCGCCGGCTGAGGAGTGGAGCAAAACATGGGACTCCCCTGCCCTTGAGCAATCCAGCCAACGCGGCGCCAATCCGGATCTGCGACAGTGGTGGCACATTTTCCGCGACCCGGTGCTCGATAAACTGATTACGCAAGCGGATGCCTACAACTCCAGCCTTAGAATCGCCGGGTTGAACGTCATGGAGTCCCGCGCCCAACTGGGCATTGCGCAAAGCGGGCTGTACCCGCAACTGCAGCAAGCCAGCGCCGACAGCTTGTACGTCAAGCGTCACCAATACGGTGGCAACAACCCCAAGGACAATAATTTCTGGCAACACAGTGCCGCGTTTGACATCGGCTGGGAGCTCGACTTCTGGGGGCGTTTCAGTCGCGCCATCGAGTCGGCCGATGCCAGTTATTTTGCCGCCCAGGCCAACTACGAAGACGTTCTGGTATTGGTGCGCGCCCAGGTGGCGGATGCCTACTTTTCATTGCGCACCACGGACGCCCGTTTGCGCGTCGCGCGTGAAAACGCCAAGCAGCAAAAACGCAATTTCGAGATCACCGAAAAACTGTTCAACAGCGGCCAGGATGCTGAACTCGATCTGCAACAGGCCAAAACCCAGTACTTGGGCACGCTGGCCACTATTCCCGGCCTGCTGGACCAATTGCAACGTACGCGCAACGCCTTGGCGGTGCTGATCGGGCAACCGCCGGGCACGTTGCCACAGGTGGTCGACAACGAAAGCCTGATCCCGCTGGTTGATCGCGCCGTGCTGCAAGATGTGCCCGCCACCCTGCTGCTGCGTCGACCTGATGTACGAGCGGCTGAACTGAACGTCGCGGCGCAAGGGGCGCTGATTGGCGTGGCCGAAAGCGATTTCTATCCGTCGCTGACGCTGCTCGGCAGCATTGTCTGGTCGACCGATACGCTCCATGGCACGTCCAGCAGCCTGGACCTGGTTGGTGGCCCCAGTCTGCGCTGGAATGTGTTCGATCACGGGCAGATCGCCAACAACGTGCGCGTCCAGGACGCGCGGTTGCAGCAGTTGATCGAAGCCTACCGCGACAAGGTACGCCAAGCCGCACGCGAGGCCGATGATGCGGCCAACGGCCTGATCCAGTCACTGGAGAGCGAACGCATCCTGCGCGACGCCGGAGGGGCTGCCGAACGTTCGCTGGTGCTGGCCAGCGTCCAATTCCGCGAAGGTTACGCTGACTTTCAGCGGGTGCTGGACGCTCAACGCGCGTTGCTCCAACAACAGGACAATTACCTGCTCGCACGCGGTAATGCAGTCAGCAATGTCATCGCCCTGTACAAGGCCTTGGGCGGCGGTTGGTACTCCGCCCTGCCCCGTGTGGACCCGGCCACCCGCCAGCTGATGGAAAAACGCACTGATTGGGGCAACATGCTGGATGAGCCCAACGCCGCGCTGCCCGCTTACCCGCTGCCTGACAAGGAAACTAGCCATGAGTGA
- a CDS encoding mechanosensitive ion channel family protein, which produces MRSSSLAILMAVFGMFWSVLLWAEDAPNVVDPPAELKVANRSIMVFRATILGEAPAARVKRAKVVISDALGETDDLSVTVSPIQNSYLVLLGARRAFIVAPHDVDNVEFTSVQEAADSAAAKLRLVVAETQEARSLQLILRSAAVGALATVIYVVLLWGMASLRRRMMMKLPELMDRHTQALKVGRVQLVDANYLYPLVTRLLEVLRWAVVLLLTYEWLGFVLSRFPYTRPWGESLNNYLLEVAEYLLQGIVGAIPGLGVALAIYFIARGATAFSRRVLRRMAAPGTLSWLNAETLQPTQRLTSLAIWLFALAMAYPYLPGAGTDAFKGLSVLIGLMISLGASSVVGQAAAGLILTYTRTLRPGEFVRIGEYEGTVTELGMFTTRIRTGLGEVLTVPNSMITGTVTKNYSRTVQGPGYVVDTVVTIGYDTPWRQVEAMLLEAARRTPGVLEVPPAQVFQTALSDFYPEYRLVAQAIPSQPRPRAVLLSMLHANIQDVFNEHGVQIMSPHYLGDPKDEKWVPRDKWFTAPAQEPKEP; this is translated from the coding sequence ATGCGCAGCAGTTCGCTCGCGATTTTGATGGCTGTATTCGGGATGTTCTGGTCGGTGCTCTTGTGGGCTGAAGACGCGCCCAACGTGGTAGATCCCCCCGCTGAACTTAAAGTGGCCAACCGCAGCATCATGGTGTTTCGCGCGACGATCCTGGGTGAGGCCCCGGCCGCACGGGTCAAACGCGCCAAAGTCGTGATCAGCGACGCGCTGGGCGAGACCGATGATCTGAGCGTTACCGTCAGCCCGATACAGAACAGTTACCTGGTGTTATTAGGGGCCCGGCGGGCGTTTATCGTTGCTCCTCACGATGTCGACAACGTGGAATTCACCTCGGTCCAGGAGGCTGCCGACAGTGCGGCGGCAAAGCTGCGTCTGGTGGTGGCCGAAACCCAGGAAGCACGCAGCTTGCAGTTGATACTCCGGTCCGCGGCCGTGGGGGCTTTGGCCACGGTCATCTATGTTGTGCTGCTCTGGGGCATGGCATCTCTGCGCCGTCGCATGATGATGAAACTGCCCGAGCTGATGGACCGGCATACCCAGGCATTGAAAGTAGGGCGCGTCCAACTGGTCGACGCCAATTACCTGTATCCGCTGGTCACCCGTTTGCTGGAGGTGTTGCGCTGGGCAGTCGTGTTGCTGCTCACGTATGAGTGGCTGGGGTTTGTCCTGTCGCGTTTCCCCTACACCCGGCCATGGGGCGAAAGCCTCAACAACTATCTGCTGGAAGTCGCCGAGTACCTGCTGCAAGGGATCGTCGGTGCCATACCCGGTCTGGGTGTGGCGCTGGCCATCTACTTTATCGCTCGGGGTGCAACCGCATTCAGTCGCCGGGTTCTGCGTCGCATGGCCGCCCCCGGCACCCTCAGTTGGTTGAACGCCGAGACCCTGCAACCGACCCAGCGCCTCACATCACTGGCAATCTGGCTGTTCGCCCTGGCCATGGCCTATCCCTATCTGCCGGGCGCTGGCACCGATGCCTTCAAAGGCTTGTCCGTGCTGATCGGCCTGATGATTTCGCTGGGGGCTTCCAGCGTGGTTGGCCAGGCGGCGGCGGGGTTGATCCTGACCTACACGCGCACGCTGCGCCCCGGTGAGTTCGTGCGCATCGGCGAATATGAAGGCACGGTGACCGAGCTGGGTATGTTCACCACACGCATTCGCACCGGCCTGGGCGAAGTGCTGACCGTGCCCAATTCGATGATCACCGGCACGGTCACCAAGAACTATTCGCGCACCGTGCAAGGTCCGGGTTATGTGGTCGATACCGTCGTCACCATTGGGTACGACACGCCATGGCGGCAAGTCGAGGCCATGTTGCTGGAAGCCGCCAGACGCACCCCCGGTGTCCTTGAAGTGCCGCCGGCGCAGGTGTTTCAAACCGCGCTGTCGGACTTTTATCCCGAGTATCGCCTGGTGGCACAGGCCATTCCCAGTCAGCCTCGACCTCGCGCGGTGTTGCTCAGCATGCTGCACGCCAATATTCAGGATGTGTTCAACGAACACGGCGTACAGATCATGTCGCCGCATTATCTGGGCGATCCAAAAGATGAAAAATGGGTGCCCAGAGACAAGTGGTTTACGGCGCCCGCGCAAGAACCGAAGGAACCTTGA
- a CDS encoding cache domain-containing protein, with product MQLKHKIVALGILPLVLAIAVICALLISMNRQLGDQQAQLIEDSILASKRAELKNYVEMAQSLIAPLYDDGHGDANAQQQVLAELRKLSFGINGYFFVYDREGRSLMHARQTELVGKYLWDMKDPHGLPVIQALLKSAQSGEGFQRYAWNKPSSGQVTDKLAYVVMLDRWGWMIGTGIYLEDVERATQQARDEVAMGIRKTMLAIAVVALVAVLFVFASGMTLNVSEHRLADKKLQRLTQRIVSLQEEERSRVSRELHDGISQLLVSIKFRFELASHLLENEQGHDKGLSTLKDATERLGEAIGEVRSLSHDLRSSLLDTLGLRAAIGQLAAEFEQRSGLKVTYDDNEFDCHLVDGAAVALFRIVQEGLTNIERHAQAKNVSITLLGAGESVRLSVVDDGIGFNVARVERRHAGIGLRNIRERVEHFGGRFELISMPGRSELDVLLPMKAPATKR from the coding sequence ATGCAGCTCAAACACAAAATCGTCGCGCTCGGGATTCTGCCGCTGGTATTGGCCATCGCGGTGATCTGCGCGCTGCTGATTTCGATGAACCGCCAACTTGGCGATCAACAGGCGCAGTTGATCGAAGACAGCATTCTGGCCAGCAAACGGGCCGAACTTAAAAACTACGTGGAAATGGCGCAAAGCCTGATCGCGCCGCTGTACGACGACGGCCACGGTGACGCGAACGCCCAGCAACAAGTGCTGGCAGAACTGCGCAAGCTCAGCTTCGGCATCAATGGCTATTTTTTCGTCTACGACCGCGAAGGTCGCAGCCTGATGCACGCGCGCCAGACCGAACTGGTGGGCAAATACCTGTGGGACATGAAAGACCCGCACGGTTTGCCGGTGATTCAGGCGCTGCTGAAAAGTGCACAATCGGGCGAAGGTTTTCAGCGCTACGCCTGGAACAAACCGTCCTCCGGCCAAGTGACCGACAAGCTCGCTTACGTGGTGATGCTGGACCGTTGGGGCTGGATGATCGGCACCGGTATTTACCTTGAAGACGTTGAGCGCGCCACGCAGCAGGCCCGCGACGAAGTGGCCATGGGTATTCGCAAAACCATGCTGGCGATTGCCGTCGTGGCACTGGTGGCGGTGCTGTTTGTGTTCGCCAGCGGCATGACACTGAACGTCAGCGAGCATCGCCTGGCGGATAAAAAGTTGCAGCGCCTGACCCAGCGTATCGTCAGCCTGCAGGAAGAAGAGCGGTCTCGGGTGTCCCGTGAGCTGCACGACGGTATCAGCCAGTTGCTGGTTTCAATCAAGTTTCGTTTCGAGCTGGCCAGCCATCTGCTGGAAAATGAACAGGGACATGACAAGGGTTTGAGCACGTTAAAGGACGCCACCGAACGCCTGGGCGAAGCCATCGGTGAGGTCCGCAGCCTCTCGCACGACTTGCGCTCTTCCTTGCTCGACACCTTGGGCCTGCGCGCGGCCATCGGCCAGCTCGCCGCCGAATTCGAGCAACGCAGCGGTCTCAAAGTGACTTACGACGACAATGAGTTCGATTGTCACCTGGTCGATGGCGCGGCGGTTGCGCTGTTCCGGATCGTGCAAGAAGGCCTGACCAATATCGAACGCCACGCCCAGGCGAAAAACGTGTCCATTACCCTGCTCGGCGCGGGAGAATCGGTACGACTGAGCGTGGTGGATGACGGCATCGGTTTCAACGTCGCCCGGGTCGAACGTCGCCACGCGGGCATCGGCTTGCGTAACATCCGTGAACGTGTCGAGCATTTTGGCGGTCGTTTCGAACTGATATCGATGCCCGGAAGAAGTGAGCTGGACGTGCTGCTGCCAATGAAAGCGCCCGCAACGAAACGCTGA
- the potE gene encoding putrescine-ornithine antiporter codes for MADSSKKMSLVGLTTLVMVNMMGSGIIMLPTSMAQLGAISLLSWIVTAVGSMAIAYCFSQCGIYCQRPGGLSAYTEEAHGKSGFFLCSYLYFLSLAIANVAVAISAVGYMTSFLPWLGSGAIPLFIGTVGLLWLTTFANFGGPGITGKIGAITVWGVIIPVAGLSIIGWFWFKPEVLIAAWNPNNLSNAEAISSAIPLTLWAFLGMESAAQASDAVENPKRNVPLACLFGTLGAAVVYVLSTTVIQGIIPNAELANSSAPFALVYAQMFNPTVGNIIMALAVMACVGSLLGWQFTLAQTAKMTADQGMFPKLFSKLNAHNAPLLGMLACGVLQTLMALSTISPNAAAQFGKLVNLAAVTNLIPYVTALTGLLVMMYKARVSPAVYMRNTPVLLIAVAYSLYALHSCGKDAVFGGALVLVFGYPLYGVLAKRFARLSASAQTGVDNP; via the coding sequence ATGGCCGACTCAAGCAAAAAAATGAGCCTTGTGGGGCTCACCACGTTGGTGATGGTCAACATGATGGGTTCGGGCATCATCATGCTGCCCACGAGCATGGCGCAACTGGGGGCCATTTCATTGCTGTCATGGATCGTCACGGCAGTCGGGTCCATGGCCATTGCTTACTGCTTTTCCCAATGCGGCATTTACTGTCAGCGCCCGGGCGGGTTGTCCGCGTACACCGAAGAAGCGCATGGCAAGTCTGGGTTCTTCCTCTGTTCGTATCTGTATTTTCTTTCATTGGCCATTGCCAACGTCGCCGTCGCCATTTCCGCCGTGGGTTACATGACCTCATTCTTGCCTTGGCTGGGCAGCGGCGCGATTCCCCTGTTCATCGGCACCGTGGGCTTGCTGTGGCTGACCACTTTCGCCAATTTCGGTGGCCCCGGCATCACCGGCAAGATCGGTGCGATTACCGTATGGGGGGTGATCATTCCAGTGGCGGGCTTGAGCATCATCGGCTGGTTCTGGTTCAAGCCAGAGGTACTGATTGCCGCCTGGAACCCGAACAATCTGTCCAACGCCGAGGCGATCAGCAGTGCGATTCCGTTGACCCTGTGGGCGTTTCTGGGCATGGAGTCCGCCGCGCAGGCCTCCGATGCGGTGGAAAATCCCAAGCGTAACGTGCCGCTGGCCTGCCTGTTTGGCACGCTGGGCGCTGCGGTGGTCTACGTGCTGTCGACGACCGTCATCCAGGGCATCATCCCCAACGCCGAACTCGCCAACTCTTCGGCGCCCTTCGCGCTGGTCTACGCGCAGATGTTCAATCCAACGGTCGGCAACATCATCATGGCGCTGGCGGTGATGGCGTGTGTTGGCTCGCTGCTGGGCTGGCAGTTCACCCTGGCCCAAACGGCGAAAATGACCGCCGACCAAGGAATGTTCCCGAAACTGTTCAGCAAGCTCAACGCCCACAATGCGCCCCTCCTGGGCATGCTGGCGTGTGGTGTGTTGCAGACGCTGATGGCCTTGTCGACCATTTCACCCAATGCCGCCGCGCAGTTCGGCAAACTGGTCAATCTTGCCGCCGTGACCAACCTGATTCCCTACGTGACGGCGCTGACCGGATTGCTGGTCATGATGTACAAGGCGCGGGTTTCGCCTGCGGTCTATATGCGCAATACGCCCGTGCTGCTGATCGCGGTCGCCTATTCGTTGTACGCCCTGCACTCATGTGGCAAGGACGCCGTGTTCGGCGGCGCGCTGGTCCTGGTGTTTGGATATCCGCTTTATGGCGTGCTTGCCAAGCGCTTTGCCAGGCTGTCCGCATCCGCTCAAACCGGGGTCGATAATCCTTAG
- a CDS encoding amino acid ABC transporter substrate-binding protein yields MNVQRIKTTALRFACLLILVPPLAGANTLERVRSSNTLTLGYLPDFAPFSVKVGDKAQGYAIELCDKIANKVKAELGLPELQVRYLPVTVADETSAVSSGNVDILCTPTPPTLERRKTVSYSVPIYTAGLSAVVHQDAPATLLEVLDGRVAHTGPTWRATVNRGLANQTYVTLAGGVTEAWIRQQMRMLGVVAKLITVDSAAAGLELIAEGKADAMFSERMMLKNLIDNQYPTGNLVLLERIFEYAPTAMTVERGDEDFRLLVDTTLSEMYRSGEIEQAYDKHLGGASDTHRKLFKIYALP; encoded by the coding sequence ATGAACGTACAACGAATCAAAACCACAGCACTGCGGTTCGCCTGCCTGCTGATCCTCGTGCCGCCACTGGCCGGTGCCAACACCCTGGAGCGCGTACGTTCAAGCAATACGTTAACCCTCGGCTATCTGCCCGACTTCGCCCCTTTCAGCGTTAAGGTGGGCGACAAGGCCCAGGGGTATGCCATCGAGCTTTGCGACAAGATCGCCAACAAGGTCAAGGCTGAACTGGGTTTGCCCGAATTGCAGGTGCGCTACCTACCCGTCACCGTCGCCGACGAGACCAGTGCCGTCAGCTCGGGCAATGTCGATATCCTCTGCACGCCCACACCACCCACACTTGAGCGCCGCAAAACGGTCAGTTATTCGGTGCCGATCTACACAGCAGGCCTCTCGGCGGTGGTGCATCAGGATGCACCGGCGACGCTGCTGGAGGTGCTCGACGGTCGGGTCGCGCATACCGGGCCGACCTGGCGAGCCACCGTCAACCGTGGCCTGGCCAACCAGACCTACGTCACCCTGGCGGGAGGCGTCACCGAGGCGTGGATTCGTCAGCAGATGCGCATGCTCGGCGTGGTCGCCAAATTGATCACGGTCGACTCCGCCGCTGCGGGCCTCGAATTGATTGCCGAAGGCAAGGCCGATGCGATGTTCTCCGAGCGGATGATGCTCAAGAACCTCATCGACAACCAATACCCCACGGGTAATCTGGTCCTGCTGGAACGCATTTTCGAGTACGCCCCGACGGCCATGACCGTGGAGCGTGGCGATGAGGATTTCCGCCTGCTGGTCGATACCACGCTGAGCGAAATGTACCGATCCGGGGAGATTGAACAGGCGTACGATAAGCACTTGGGAGGCGCCAGCGACACGCACAGAAAGTTGTTCAAGATCTATGCCCTGCCCTAG